From Streptomyces sp. TLI_235, a single genomic window includes:
- a CDS encoding heterodimeric methylmalonyl-CoA mutase large subunit precursor yields the protein MIPDFTTIGLGSGEAAGDSAQWRAAWQQATGKDVEEQLWETPEGIGVKPLYTADDLAGLDFLGTYPGMAPFLRGPYPTMYVNQPWTVRQYAGFSTAEESNAFYRRNLAAGQKGLSVAFDLPTHRGYDSDHPRVTGDVGMAGVAIDSIYDMRQLFDGIPLDRMSVSMTMNGAVLPVLALYIVAAEEQGVPPEKLAGTIQNDILKEFMVRNTYIYPPQPSMRIISDIFAYTSQKMPRYNSISISGYHIQEAGATADLELAYTLADGVEYLRAGLGAGLDVDAFAPRLSFFWAIGMNFFMEVAKLRAARLLWAKLVKQFDPQNAKSLSLRTHSQTSGWSLTAQDVFNNVTRTCVEAMAATQGHTQSLHTNALDEALALPTDFSARIARNTQLMLQQESGTCRVIDPWGGSAYVEKLTHDLARRAWQHIQEVEAAGGMAKAIDAGIPKLRVEEAAARTQARIDSGRQPVIGVNKYRVANDEQIDVLKVDNSSVRAQQVEKLRRLRAERDEQACRDALHALTRAAEAGPQGASLDGNLLALAVIAARAKATVGEISDALEKVYGRHSGQIRTISGVYRDEAGPSTSLQRTRDLVERFEEAEGRRPRILVAKMGQDGHDRGQKVIATAFADLGFTVDVGPLFQTPAEVARQAVEADVHIVGVSSLAAGHLTLVPALKAELAEAGREDITIVVGGVIPPQDIPTLLDMGAAAVFPPGTVIPDAAHDLLTSLAADLGHEL from the coding sequence ATGATCCCCGACTTCACCACCATCGGGCTGGGCTCCGGCGAAGCCGCCGGCGACAGCGCCCAGTGGCGCGCCGCCTGGCAGCAGGCCACCGGCAAGGACGTCGAGGAGCAGCTCTGGGAGACCCCGGAGGGCATCGGCGTCAAGCCGCTGTACACCGCGGACGACCTGGCGGGCCTGGACTTCCTCGGCACCTACCCGGGCATGGCCCCGTTCCTGCGCGGCCCCTACCCGACGATGTACGTCAACCAGCCGTGGACGGTCCGCCAGTACGCGGGCTTCTCCACCGCCGAGGAGTCCAACGCCTTCTACCGCCGCAACCTCGCGGCCGGCCAGAAGGGCCTCTCGGTCGCCTTCGACCTGCCGACCCACCGCGGCTACGACAGCGACCACCCGCGGGTCACCGGCGACGTCGGCATGGCCGGCGTGGCCATCGACTCCATCTACGACATGCGCCAGCTCTTCGACGGCATCCCGCTCGACAGGATGTCCGTTTCGATGACCATGAACGGCGCGGTGCTGCCCGTGCTGGCGCTGTACATCGTGGCCGCCGAGGAGCAGGGGGTGCCGCCGGAGAAGCTGGCGGGGACCATCCAGAACGACATCCTCAAGGAGTTCATGGTCCGCAACACGTACATCTACCCGCCGCAGCCCTCGATGCGGATCATCTCGGACATCTTCGCGTACACCTCGCAGAAGATGCCGCGGTACAACTCGATCTCCATCTCGGGCTACCACATCCAGGAGGCCGGTGCCACGGCCGACCTGGAGCTGGCGTACACCCTCGCGGACGGTGTGGAGTACCTGCGGGCCGGCCTCGGCGCCGGCCTGGACGTGGACGCCTTCGCGCCCCGGCTGTCGTTCTTCTGGGCGATCGGCATGAACTTCTTCATGGAGGTCGCCAAGCTGCGCGCGGCCCGCCTGCTCTGGGCCAAGCTGGTCAAGCAGTTCGACCCGCAGAACGCCAAGTCGCTGTCGCTGCGCACCCATTCGCAGACCTCCGGCTGGTCGCTCACCGCCCAGGACGTCTTCAACAACGTCACCCGCACCTGCGTGGAGGCGATGGCCGCGACCCAGGGCCACACCCAGTCGCTGCACACCAACGCCCTGGACGAGGCGCTCGCACTGCCGACCGACTTCTCCGCCCGGATCGCCCGCAACACCCAGCTGATGCTGCAGCAGGAGTCCGGCACCTGCCGGGTCATCGACCCGTGGGGCGGCTCGGCGTACGTCGAGAAGCTCACCCACGACCTGGCCCGCCGCGCCTGGCAGCACATCCAGGAGGTCGAGGCGGCCGGCGGCATGGCCAAGGCGATCGACGCGGGCATCCCCAAGCTGCGCGTCGAGGAGGCGGCCGCCCGCACCCAGGCGCGGATCGACTCCGGCCGCCAGCCGGTGATCGGCGTCAACAAGTACCGGGTCGCCAACGACGAGCAGATCGACGTCCTCAAGGTCGACAACTCCTCGGTCCGCGCCCAGCAGGTCGAGAAGCTGCGCCGGCTGCGCGCCGAGCGCGACGAGCAGGCCTGCCGGGACGCCCTGCACGCGCTCACCCGGGCCGCCGAGGCCGGCCCGCAGGGCGCCTCGCTGGACGGCAACCTGCTGGCGCTCGCGGTGATCGCCGCCCGCGCCAAGGCCACCGTCGGCGAGATCTCCGACGCACTCGAGAAGGTGTACGGCCGGCACTCCGGCCAGATCCGTACCATCTCCGGTGTGTACCGAGACGAAGCAGGCCCGTCCACCTCCCTGCAGCGCACCCGCGACCTGGTCGAGCGCTTCGAGGAGGCCGAGGGCCGCCGCCCCCGCATCCTGGTCGCCAAGATGGGCCAGGACGGCCACGACCGCGGCCAGAAGGTGATCGCCACCGCCTTCGCCGACCTCGGTTTCACGGTCGACGTCGGCCCGCTGTTCCAGACCCCGGCGGAGGTCGCCCGGCAAGCCGTCGAGGCCGACGTGCACATCGTCGGCGTCTCCTCGCTGGCGGCCGGCCACCTCACCCTGGTGCCGGCGCTGAAGGCCGAACTCGCCGAGGCCGGACGCGAGGACATCACCATCGTGGTCGGCGGCGTCATCCCGCCGCAGGACATCCCGACGCTCCTCGACATGGGTGCCGCCGCGGTCTTCCCGCCCGGCACGGTGATCCCGGACGCCGCGCACGACCTGCTCACCTCGCTCGCCGCCGACCTCGGCCACGAGCTGTGA
- a CDS encoding LAO/AO transport system kinase, with amino-acid sequence MARTIDLDQYRQGVLDGSRAWIARAITLVESTRPDHRELAQRLLVDLLPHSGRAVRVGITGVPGVGKSTFIEALGTMLTGLGHRVAVLAVDPTSSRTGGSILGDKTRMEKLAVDPNAFVRPSPTSGTLGGVARATRESMVVMEAAGYDVVLVETVGVGQSETTVAGMVDSFLLLTLARTGDQLQGIKKGVLELADLVAVNKADGPHERDALAAARELAGALRLLQPPDAAWTPPVLTCSGLAGGGLDVIWERLRQHRTLLDATGALDAKRRDQQVDWTWAMVHDQLLARLREHPEVRRLVPVVEDQVRQGTLTATLAAQRILDGFGTAN; translated from the coding sequence GTGGCCCGGACGATCGACCTCGACCAGTACCGGCAGGGTGTCCTGGACGGCTCGCGCGCCTGGATCGCGCGGGCCATCACCCTCGTCGAGTCCACCCGGCCCGACCACCGCGAGCTCGCCCAGCGGCTGTTGGTCGACCTGCTGCCGCACTCCGGCAGGGCGGTCCGGGTCGGCATCACCGGCGTGCCCGGGGTGGGCAAGTCGACCTTCATCGAGGCCCTCGGCACCATGCTCACCGGCCTCGGCCACCGGGTCGCGGTGCTCGCCGTCGACCCGACCTCCAGCCGCACGGGCGGCTCCATCCTCGGCGACAAGACGCGGATGGAGAAGCTCGCCGTCGACCCGAACGCCTTCGTTCGGCCCTCCCCCACCTCCGGGACGCTCGGCGGCGTGGCCCGCGCCACCCGCGAGTCCATGGTGGTGATGGAGGCGGCCGGCTACGACGTCGTCCTGGTGGAGACGGTCGGCGTCGGGCAGTCGGAGACCACCGTCGCGGGCATGGTGGACTCCTTCCTGCTGCTCACCCTCGCGCGCACCGGCGACCAGCTCCAGGGCATCAAGAAGGGCGTCCTGGAGCTGGCCGACCTGGTCGCCGTCAACAAGGCGGACGGCCCGCACGAACGGGACGCCCTGGCGGCCGCCCGCGAACTGGCCGGCGCCCTGCGGCTGCTCCAGCCGCCGGACGCCGCCTGGACACCGCCGGTGCTCACCTGCAGCGGCCTCGCCGGCGGCGGGCTGGACGTGATCTGGGAGCGCCTCCGGCAGCACCGCACCCTGCTCGACGCCACCGGCGCGCTGGACGCCAAGCGGCGCGACCAGCAGGTCGACTGGACCTGGGCGATGGTCCACGACCAGCTGCTCGCCCGGCTCCGCGAGCACCCGGAGGTGCGGCGGCTGGTCCCCGTCGTGGAGGACCAGGTCCGGCAGGGCACGCTGACCGCCACCCTGGCCGCCCAGCGCATCCTGGACGGCTTCGGCACGGCGAACTGA
- a CDS encoding copper chaperone CopZ: MSTTAVFSVEGMSCGHCERTVTAGLAALPGVTGVNAQAATGRVTVESTADLDEAVVRNTVGEAGFTLVGRV; encoded by the coding sequence ATGTCCACGACCGCCGTCTTCAGCGTCGAAGGCATGAGCTGCGGCCACTGCGAGCGGACCGTCACGGCGGGCCTCGCCGCCCTCCCCGGTGTCACCGGCGTCAACGCCCAGGCGGCCACCGGCCGGGTCACCGTCGAGTCCACCGCCGACCTGGACGAGGCCGTCGTCCGCAACACGGTCGGCGAGGCCGGCTTCACCCTCGTCGGGCGGGTCTGA